In Parus major isolate Abel chromosome 1, Parus_major1.1, whole genome shotgun sequence, the following proteins share a genomic window:
- the LOC107200908 gene encoding transmembrane protein 126A-like, with the protein MTGREFLELDSPQQRLILERFKRMEIIQKMFNELPKADQNLCNHGKYFLAANSSLCGLAANNFFRSILHVRKASLVSAMPMAVIPFLSTAAVYEVFVHNPLFSGQLNCEVCAVIRGGLVGAVVGGFYPIFLAIPLNASLAARYMSTPLPGKENMLRYWLTTARPVFRKMSLAILVQAVTGLYLATKEHGIYIKMLLQMNTSRDPEELPE; encoded by the exons ATGACAGGAAGAGAGTTTCTTGAACTAGATTCTCCACAGCAAAGATTAATTTTGGAAAGATTTAAGCGGATGGAAATCATACAAAAGATGTTCAATGAGCTTCCTAAAGCAGATCA GAACCTTTGTAATCATGGAAAATACTTCCTAGCAGCAAATTCAAGCTTATGTGGCTTagcagcaaataatttcttcaggaGCATCCTACATGTCAGAAAGGCTTCCTTGGTGTCTGCTATGCCAATGGCTGTCATTCCATTTCTTTCAACAGCAGCAGTTTATGAAGTTTTTGTGCATAACCCTTTATTTTCAg GTCAGCTGAACTGTGAGGTCTGTGCTGTGATCAGAGGAGGATTAGTAGGTGCTGTTGTGGGTGGTTTCTATCCCATTTTCCTGGCTATCCCCTTGAACGCAAGCCTTGCAGCCAG GTATATGTCAACTCCCTtgccagggaaagaaaacatgttACGCTACTGGCTCACAACTGCTCGGCCTGTCTTTAGAAAGATGAGTCTGGCTATACTGGTACAGGCTGTGACTGGATTATATCTTGCCACTAAAGAGCACGGAATATATatcaaaatgctgctgcagatgAACACTAGCAGGGATCCTGAAGAGCTACCTGAGTGA